A window from Symphalangus syndactylus isolate Jambi chromosome 22, NHGRI_mSymSyn1-v2.1_pri, whole genome shotgun sequence encodes these proteins:
- the PPP1R8 gene encoding nuclear inhibitor of protein phosphatase 1 isoform X1: MAAAANSGSSLPLFDCPTWAGKPPPGLHLDVVKGDKLIEKLIIDEKKYYLFGRNPDLCDFTIDHQSCSRVHAALVYHKHLKRVFLIDLNSTHGTFLGHIRLEPHKPQQIPIDSTVSFGASTRAYTLREKPQTLPSAVKGDEKMGGEDDELKGLLGLPEEETELDNLTEFNTAHNKRISTLTIEEGNLDIQRPKRKRKNSRVTFSEDDEIINPEDVDPSVGRFRNMVQTAVVPVKKKRVEGPGSLGLEESGSRRMQNFAFSGGLYGGLPPTHSEAGSQPHGIHGTALIGGLPMPYPNLAPDVDLTPVVPSAVNMNPAPNPAVYNPEAVNEPKKKKYAKEAWPGCESVSQSLIGTAVWECLLKARSLGLGGSAPSPLYYK, encoded by the exons ATGGCGGCAGCCGCGAACTCCGGCTCTAGCCTCCCGCTGTTCGACTGCCCAACCTG ggcaGGTAAGCCCCCTCCCGGTTTACATCTGGATGTAGTCAAAGGAGACAAACTAATTGAG aaactgaTTATTGATGAGAAGAAGTATTACTTATTTGGGAGAAACCCTGACTTGTGTGACTTTACCATCGACCACCAGTCCTGCTCTCGGGTCCATGCTGCACTTGTCTACCACAAGCATCTGAAGAGAGTTTTCCTGATAGATCTCAACAGTA CACACGGCACTTTCTTGGGTCACATTCGGTTGGAACCTCACAAGCCTCAGCAAATCCCCATCGATTCCACGGTCTCATTTGGCGCGTCCACAAGGGCATACACTCTGCGCGAGAAGCCTCAGACATTGCCGTCGGCTGTGAAAGGAGATGAGAAGATGGGTGGAGAGGATGATGAACTCAAGGGCTTACTGGGGCttccagaggaggaaactgagcttGAT AACCTGACAGAGTTCAACACTGCCCACAACAAGCGGATTTCTACCCTTACCATTGAGGAGGGAAATCTGGACATTCAAAGaccaaagaggaagaggaagaactcACGGGTGACATTCAGTGAGGATGATGAGATCATCAACCCAG AGGATGTGGATCCGTCCGTTGGTCGATTCAGGAACATGGTGCAAACTGCAGTGGTCCCAGTCAAG AAGAAGCGTGTGGAGGGCCCTGGTTCCCTGGGCCTGGAGGAATCAGGGAGCAGGCGCATGCAGAACTTTGCCTTCAGCGGAGGACTCTACGGGGGCCTGCCCCCCACACACAGTGAAGCAGGCTCCCAGCCGCATGGCATCCATGGGACAGCACTCATCGGTGGCTTGCCCATGCCATACCCAAACCTTGCCCCTGATGTGGACTTGACTCCTGTTGTGCCATCAGCAGTGAACATGAACCCTGCACCAAACCCTGCAGTCTATAACCCTGAAGCTGTAAATGAACCcaagaagaagaaatatgcaAAAGAGGCTTGGCCAG GCTGTGAATCTGTCTCTCAGTCACTGATTGGCACTGCCGTCTGGGAATGTTTGCTAAAGGCACGGTCACTGGGCTTGGGAGGCAGTGCTCCATCCCCATTATATTACAAATAA
- the PPP1R8 gene encoding nuclear inhibitor of protein phosphatase 1 isoform X2, which produces MAAAANSGSSLPLFDCPTWAGKPPPGLHLDVVKGDKLIEKLIIDEKKYYLFGRNPDLCDFTIDHQSCSRVHAALVYHKHLKRVFLIDLNSTHGTFLGHIRLEPHKPQQIPIDSTVSFGASTRAYTLREKPQTLPSAVKGDEKMGGEDDELKGLLGLPEEETELDNLTEFNTAHNKRISTLTIEEGNLDIQRPKRKRKNSRVTFSEDDEIINPEDVDPSVGRFRNMVQTAVVPVKKKRVEGPGSLGLEESGSRRMQNFAFSGGLYGGLPPTHSEAGSQPHGIHGTALIGGLPMPYPNLAPDVDLTPVVPSAVNMNPAPNPAVYNPEAVNEPKKKKYAKEAWPGKKPTPSLLI; this is translated from the exons ATGGCGGCAGCCGCGAACTCCGGCTCTAGCCTCCCGCTGTTCGACTGCCCAACCTG ggcaGGTAAGCCCCCTCCCGGTTTACATCTGGATGTAGTCAAAGGAGACAAACTAATTGAG aaactgaTTATTGATGAGAAGAAGTATTACTTATTTGGGAGAAACCCTGACTTGTGTGACTTTACCATCGACCACCAGTCCTGCTCTCGGGTCCATGCTGCACTTGTCTACCACAAGCATCTGAAGAGAGTTTTCCTGATAGATCTCAACAGTA CACACGGCACTTTCTTGGGTCACATTCGGTTGGAACCTCACAAGCCTCAGCAAATCCCCATCGATTCCACGGTCTCATTTGGCGCGTCCACAAGGGCATACACTCTGCGCGAGAAGCCTCAGACATTGCCGTCGGCTGTGAAAGGAGATGAGAAGATGGGTGGAGAGGATGATGAACTCAAGGGCTTACTGGGGCttccagaggaggaaactgagcttGAT AACCTGACAGAGTTCAACACTGCCCACAACAAGCGGATTTCTACCCTTACCATTGAGGAGGGAAATCTGGACATTCAAAGaccaaagaggaagaggaagaactcACGGGTGACATTCAGTGAGGATGATGAGATCATCAACCCAG AGGATGTGGATCCGTCCGTTGGTCGATTCAGGAACATGGTGCAAACTGCAGTGGTCCCAGTCAAG AAGAAGCGTGTGGAGGGCCCTGGTTCCCTGGGCCTGGAGGAATCAGGGAGCAGGCGCATGCAGAACTTTGCCTTCAGCGGAGGACTCTACGGGGGCCTGCCCCCCACACACAGTGAAGCAGGCTCCCAGCCGCATGGCATCCATGGGACAGCACTCATCGGTGGCTTGCCCATGCCATACCCAAACCTTGCCCCTGATGTGGACTTGACTCCTGTTGTGCCATCAGCAGTGAACATGAACCCTGCACCAAACCCTGCAGTCTATAACCCTGAAGCTGTAAATGAACCcaagaagaagaaatatgcaAAAGAGGCTTGGCCAGGCAAGAAGCCCACACCTTCCTTACTGATTTGA